A genomic window from Corynebacterium fournieri includes:
- a CDS encoding bile acid:sodium symporter family protein: protein MKRLDPLLVGIVAAAALAFLLPARGAFADGFAVAVKLAIALLFFLYGARLSTQEALKGLTNWRLHGVILAFTFVIYPLIGLLAQPTTALISNDLYQGLLFMSLVPSTVQSSVALTGVARGNVSGAVVAASVSSLVGVIVTPLLVMWLMGAGSGVHIDASVFGDIALQLLLPFILGQLAHSFLPRVGEMAKSKATKLVDRGSIWMVVYSAFSRGVVSGVWTNVSVWEIVFLTVFSCALVAAMLWLTRVVPEALHFPREDRIAIQMCGTQKSLATGLPMATVIFGGASLGVLIIPLMIYHMSQLVICSAYVSRISR, encoded by the coding sequence ATGAAGAGGCTCGATCCGCTTCTCGTCGGCATCGTCGCCGCGGCGGCGCTCGCCTTCCTTCTGCCGGCCCGCGGCGCGTTTGCCGACGGCTTCGCCGTAGCCGTCAAACTGGCCATCGCGCTGCTGTTCTTCCTCTACGGCGCCCGCCTGTCCACGCAGGAGGCGCTGAAGGGCCTGACCAACTGGCGGTTGCACGGCGTGATCCTCGCGTTCACGTTTGTCATCTACCCGCTCATCGGTCTGCTGGCGCAGCCCACCACGGCACTGATTTCCAACGACCTCTACCAGGGCCTGTTGTTCATGTCCCTGGTGCCGTCCACCGTGCAGTCCTCCGTCGCGCTGACTGGCGTGGCACGGGGCAATGTCTCCGGCGCGGTGGTGGCGGCGTCGGTGTCCTCGCTCGTCGGCGTGATAGTCACGCCGCTGCTTGTGATGTGGCTGATGGGCGCGGGCAGCGGCGTGCACATCGACGCGTCCGTCTTCGGCGATATCGCCTTGCAACTCTTGCTGCCGTTCATCCTCGGCCAACTCGCGCATAGTTTCCTGCCGCGGGTGGGGGAGATGGCCAAGTCGAAGGCGACCAAGCTCGTCGACCGCGGCTCGATCTGGATGGTCGTCTACTCCGCGTTCTCGCGCGGCGTCGTTTCCGGCGTGTGGACGAACGTGTCCGTGTGGGAGATCGTGTTTCTCACCGTCTTCTCCTGCGCGCTGGTTGCGGCGATGCTCTGGCTCACCCGCGTCGTGCCGGAGGCTCTGCACTTCCCGCGCGAGGACCGCATCGCCATCCAGATGTGCGGCACCCAAAAATCGCTTGCCACCGGTCTGCCCATGGCCACAGTCATCTTCGGCGGGGCGTCGCTGGGCGTGCTGATCATCCCGCTGATGATCTACCACATGTCCCAGCTAGTCATCTGCTCCGCGTACGTCTCACGCATTTCCCGTTAG